One Nocardioides dongkuii genomic window, TTCTGGACGCTCTCCGGGGAGATGGTGACCGCGTCGGGGCCGAAGACGCTCCCGGCCTCGAAGTAGTCGCCGGACCGGACGGTCTCCCCCGCGGTGCGGGTGTCGACGACGACGAAGTCGACCGCGGCGTCGCGGAGCAGGGCGACCTCCGGGGGGCGGATCCACCGCGCGGCGAAGACCGGCGTGACGTTGAGCGAGCCGGAGCCCTGGGTCACCGGCACGACCGGCGCGAAGTTCGGCATCACCCGGTCCATCGTGGTGTCGGCGGCGATCCGCGACCCCTCCGGCAGGTAGCGGCCGGCCCACTGGGCCGCCGCGACCGTGTCGTGGTCCACCGACCGCTGCTCCGCGCCGGCCAGGTAGGGACCCGGCAGCCGCTGCCAGTCGGGGCCGCCGCCCAGCAGCGTGCCGCCGACCACGAGGACGACCGCGCCGCCGGCGACCAGGCCGCGCAGCTCGGCCTGCTTGGTCACCGCCCACATCGCGACGACGAGCGCCAGCCCGAGGGCCACGAAGGTGGAGGCCCGGTCGGCCACCTCCCCCGCGCTCGGCGAGAACCGTGCCAGCGGGAGCAGCGGGTACGCCGCGGCGAGCGCGAGCGGGAGCCAGCGCGCCGGGGTCCGGCGCAGCGTCCGGCCCTTGATCGCGGCCCAGCCGGAGGGCAGCAGCAGCAGGCACCACAGCACGATGGCGGCCGTCATGATCACGACCTGCCAGGTCGGCATCGGCTCGCCGCCCCCGTCGGCGAGGATCCGCCGGCCGCCGCCGTCGAGGGCGAGCACCTGGCGCAGCTCGTTGCCGGCGTCGGTGAACACCGGGCCCAGGTAGCGCGCGATGAGCGGACCCACCACCGCCGTCCAGGCCGCGGTGACCGTCACGGCGACCGCGAGGGTCGTCCCGGTGAGCCGGGCGCGCCGCTTCTCGGACCCCGCGAGCATCAGCAGGGTGAGGCCCAGCAGCGTCACCAGCGTCACCCAGCTGGTGAGGTGGTGGGTGACGGCCAGCGCCGCGAGGCAGACCTGGGCGCCGACCAGGCGCGACCACGGCCAGTGCTCGGCGGCGTCGTAGGCCTGGACCAGGAACCACAGCGCCGCCAGCAGCAGGGCGATGGCGACGGTCTGGTAGCTGAACTGGGCGTTGAAGAAGTAGAACTGCGGGCTCGCGGCGTACAGCAGCACGACGACCGACCCGACCCGGGACGAGCGGCCGACGCGGGTGGCGAGCAGGAACAGCGCCAGGACGAAGGTGGTGCGGGCCAGCAGCACCACCACGATCTGGCAGACCATGAACGGCAGCCCGGTGAGCCAGTGGACGCCGGCCGCGGCCAGCTCGAGGCCCGGGTAGTGCGGGCTGACCGGCAGCATGGTGTTGCCGGTGAACCAGCCGTCCTGGGTGAGGCCCAGCAGCGTCGTGACGTGGAGCGACTCGTCGAAGCGGGCGGCGAGCACCGGGTTGGAGAGCAGCCAGGAGGCGTGCAGCAGCAGCGTGAAGACCAGGGATCCCGCCAGGCGCTGGCTGCCGCGCAGGCCGCCCGCCGTCAGCAGCACCGCGAAGGCCGAGACCATGACGACCAGGCCGAGGTACCAGAAGACCTGCGCCGCGAGGGCCTCCCCGGACCAGCCGAAGGCGTAGGCGACCGCCTGGGCGAACAGCCCCGCCGTGCCGGCCAGGGACGCGGAGCCGACCGGCTGGGCCCGGAGGCGACGGACGACGGAGCTCCCCGTCGGCGCAGGGTCGTCCACGGGGCGCTCGAGCAGACGGTTCACGACGCCTCCGACGGCCGCACCGCAGCGGGCAGCACCTCGCGGTAGACCTCGAGCAGCGACTCGACGCAGGACTCCCAGGTCGGCAGCTCCGCCGGGGACGGGCGCACCGGGGTCGAGAGCTGCTCCTCGATCGCGGCGGCGACGACGGCGGGGTCGGCGTCCGGCTCGACGCCGCGCGCCCAGCCGAGGTCGGCGAGCTCGGTGAGCCCGGACGTCCGGCTGACCACGACCGGCCGGCCCGCGACCAGGGCCTCCATCACCGCCACGGGGTGCGCCTCGTAGTCGCTGAGCAGGGCCACGACGCCCGCGCCGGCCAGCGACCGCGCCATGGCGGCCCGCTCCACCGGCGGCACGAACCGCACCGACACCCGGTCGGCGACGCCGAGGCGCTCGGCGAGCACGAGCAGCTCGTCCTCGTAGGGCCCGCTGCCGAGGATCTCGACGCGGGCCTCGGGCCGGGCGGCGAGCAGGTGCGGCAGCGCCTCGACCACCCGGTGGTGGCCCTTGTAGCGCTCCAGCCGGCCGACGCTCAGGACCAGGTCCGGGTCGGGGGCGATCGCCGAGACGAGCCGGGGCAGGCCGCCGCCGTTGCGGATCAGCCGCACCCGGATCGAGGGGCCGACGAACTGCTGGAAGCGGCGGGCCTCGTAGCCGGAGACGCCGACCAGGGCGTCGGCCCGCCGGAGCAGCGGGGCGAGGAGGCGGAACTGCGGGCCGCGCGCCCGCTCCCGGAAGGCCGAGGAGGACCCCCCGCTGTGGAAGGTCAGCAGGTACGGGACGCGCCGCAGGAGCGCCGCCAGCATCGCCACGGGCGGGACCAGGGTGTGGATCCCCTGCACGTGCACGAGGTCGTGCCGGGACCGGAGCAGCGCCCAGAACAGGCCGGGGCTGAGGTACCAGTCACGACGGCGCGGGAAGGCGCGGAAGCGCCGCACGACGTACCCGTCGACGCGTTCGACCCGGGGCAGCCGCCCGGTGCGGTCGGTGGTCAGCACCTCGACGTCCACGCCCTCGCGGACCAGCCGGGTGGCGACCTCCGCGACGTGGGACTCGATGCCGCCGATCTCCGGCTGTGCCCGTGCAGCGACCATCGCGACCCGGGTCGCGCCGATCATGACGCGACGGAGATGCGAGGCCGCTCGACGGTGTGCTGCGGACGGCTGACGGGGCGCTGCAGGGCCTCCTGGACCCGGCGCCGGGCACGGCGGTGCTCGGTGTGGACCGTGCGCAGCACCCGCAGGCCGTCCTTGACGGCGTGCAGGTTGCTCTCGCCGAAGATGCGGAGCCGCTCCACGCTCGGGACCTCGGTGATCCGGGCGCCGGACGCGGCGAAGCGGCAGTTGATGAGGGTCTCGATCTCGAACCCGTCGCCCCACCGCATCGCGCCGCCGGCCGGGCCGGGCTCGTCGTGGTCGGGCAGGTCGAGCAGCGGCAGCTGGTCGGCCCAGAAGGCGTTGTAGCCGTAGCAGAGGTCGGTGAAGGCG contains:
- a CDS encoding glycosyltransferase family 4 protein, translating into MIGATRVAMVAARAQPEIGGIESHVAEVATRLVREGVDVEVLTTDRTGRLPRVERVDGYVVRRFRAFPRRRDWYLSPGLFWALLRSRHDLVHVQGIHTLVPPVAMLAALLRRVPYLLTFHSGGSSSAFRERARGPQFRLLAPLLRRADALVGVSGYEARRFQQFVGPSIRVRLIRNGGGLPRLVSAIAPDPDLVLSVGRLERYKGHHRVVEALPHLLAARPEARVEILGSGPYEDELLVLAERLGVADRVSVRFVPPVERAAMARSLAGAGVVALLSDYEAHPVAVMEALVAGRPVVVSRTSGLTELADLGWARGVEPDADPAVVAAAIEEQLSTPVRPSPAELPTWESCVESLLEVYREVLPAAVRPSEAS